A window of the Desulfovibrio sp. genome harbors these coding sequences:
- the rlmN gene encoding 23S rRNA (adenine(2503)-C(2))-methyltransferase RlmN: MNQGGPKPNLLDLSFHQLEDLVVGLGEPPFRARQVWQWIWQKGAASPSEMTNLSKTLRARLAEASSINLPQVSTRLVSSDGTVKFLLDLPGGASIETVLIPEKTHFTQCLSTQAGCAMACTFCRTGQMGLQRNLTPGEILSQVLVAKAYLAEAGAKLSLRNLVFMGMGEPLLNYNNLLQAIESLLHPQGLDFSSRRITVSTVGISPGILEFGRSGLAALAVSLHAPTQELREMIMPKAAKALPLPKLLELLKRIPLKPRETITFEYVLLGGVNDSPQQARELVRLLSHIKGKVNLIAYNESPGLPYKTPAPADVEAFQKILWDKGITVTLRKSKGRDIYAACGQLLAAHELDGENRGSGGQGSPLGPALG, translated from the coding sequence ATGAACCAGGGCGGTCCAAAGCCCAACCTGCTTGATCTCAGTTTTCATCAGTTGGAAGATTTGGTTGTCGGCCTTGGCGAGCCCCCTTTCAGGGCTCGCCAGGTCTGGCAATGGATTTGGCAGAAGGGGGCGGCCTCTCCTTCAGAGATGACCAACCTGTCCAAGACGCTCCGCGCCCGGCTGGCCGAGGCGTCTTCCATCAACCTGCCCCAGGTATCCACCCGGCTGGTGAGTTCGGACGGCACGGTAAAATTTCTTCTCGATCTCCCAGGCGGGGCCAGCATCGAGACGGTTCTCATTCCCGAAAAGACCCACTTCACCCAATGCCTGTCCACCCAGGCCGGATGCGCCATGGCATGCACTTTCTGCCGCACCGGGCAGATGGGCCTTCAGCGCAACCTCACCCCTGGTGAGATTCTGAGCCAGGTGCTGGTGGCCAAGGCATACCTGGCAGAGGCCGGGGCGAAGCTTTCCCTGCGCAACCTCGTGTTCATGGGCATGGGCGAACCCCTGCTAAACTACAACAATCTTCTGCAGGCCATCGAATCTCTGCTCCATCCCCAAGGCCTGGATTTCTCTTCGCGCCGCATAACCGTGTCCACTGTGGGCATATCCCCAGGGATACTGGAATTCGGGCGTTCAGGACTAGCCGCGCTGGCCGTGTCCCTACACGCCCCCACCCAGGAGCTGCGCGAAATGATCATGCCCAAGGCCGCCAAGGCCCTCCCACTTCCCAAGCTTTTGGAACTGCTCAAGCGGATTCCTCTCAAGCCCCGGGAGACCATCACCTTTGAATACGTGTTGCTGGGAGGTGTGAACGACTCACCCCAGCAGGCCAGGGAACTTGTCCGACTGCTCTCTCACATCAAGGGCAAGGTCAACCTGATAGCCTACAACGAGTCGCCTGGACTGCCGTACAAAACACCAGCCCCTGCCGACGTGGAAGCGTTTCAGAAAATTCTGTGGGACAAGGGGATCACCGTCACCCTGCGCAAGAGCAAGGGACGAGACATTTACGCTGCCTGCGGCCAATTGCTGGCAGCACATGAGCTTGATGGAGAGAATCGAGGCTCAGGCGGCCAAGGCTCTCCCCTGGGCCCGGCTTTAGGCTGA
- a CDS encoding Nif11-like leader peptide family natural product precursor, whose amino-acid sequence MSIDSAKAYMKRMREDPEFRRRVNECDDPAANWAYLKEMGFEFTVQEFKEAQKEVYEEHGTDQLPKKE is encoded by the coding sequence ATGAGTATTGACTCAGCCAAGGCATATATGAAGCGGATGCGAGAAGATCCCGAGTTTCGCCGCCGCGTGAATGAATGCGACGATCCGGCCGCCAACTGGGCCTATCTGAAGGAAATGGGATTCGAATTTACCGTACAGGAATTCAAAGAGGCGCAGAAGGAGGTTTACGAAGAACACGGAACCGACCAACTCCCCAAGAAGGAGTGA
- a CDS encoding methyltransferase domain-containing protein encodes MDITREQRAQITGAIREKYEKVAAGLPGQFNYPTGVSGLAGLGYDNSWYAHLPKQVQECFCGVGNPFAMGIPGPGFRVIDVGCGCGVDTLIAASLVGPGGQAVGVESSSAMLAKAQDNARLAGVDNAIFLDGNAETLPLEDSSYDLVISSGVYNLVIDKAKALAEALRVLRPGGRLQIADQMLIGAAPMSAEDMVASWFT; translated from the coding sequence ATGGATATAACACGTGAGCAGCGGGCGCAAATCACAGGCGCAATACGCGAAAAATACGAGAAAGTGGCGGCAGGCCTACCTGGGCAGTTCAACTACCCGACCGGTGTGAGCGGGTTGGCAGGATTAGGGTATGACAACTCCTGGTATGCCCACCTGCCGAAGCAGGTGCAGGAGTGTTTCTGCGGAGTGGGCAATCCCTTCGCCATGGGGATTCCCGGCCCTGGTTTCCGGGTGATAGATGTCGGGTGCGGGTGCGGGGTGGACACACTTATTGCCGCGAGCTTGGTTGGCCCCGGGGGGCAGGCTGTGGGGGTGGAGAGTTCCTCGGCCATGCTGGCCAAAGCCCAGGACAATGCCCGCTTGGCGGGAGTCGACAATGCGATTTTCCTGGATGGAAACGCGGAAACCCTGCCCCTCGAAGATTCCTCGTACGATCTGGTCATCTCAAGTGGCGTCTACAATCTGGTGATCGATAAGGCCAAGGCTCTGGCTGAAGCCCTCCGGGTGCTCAGACCCGGCGGGCGACTCCAGATAGCTGATCAGATGCTCATTGGGGCGGCGCCCATGTCAGCCGAAGACATGGTGGCCTCCTGGTTCACCTGA
- a CDS encoding glutamine--tRNA ligase/YqeY domain fusion protein — translation MSDTGKEHLDFIRSIVAEDIQSGKHAVPHTRFPPEPNGYLHVGHAKSICLNFGIAGEFGGSCNLRFDDTNPTREEQEYVDSIQADVTWLGFSWGDGMYFASDYFGKLYEFAEVLIQKGLAYVDDQTAEQIRETRGTLTEPGSNSPYRDRTVDENLHLFRRMKAGEFPDGSRVLRAKIDMASPNMVMRDPTLYRIRHAHHHRTGDEWCIYPMYDFTHCISDSLEHITHSICTLEFENNRELYDWVLDNLPVPSRPRQYEFARLNLTYVVVSKRRLIQLVSEGHVTGWDDPRMPTIQGLRRRGFTPESIRMFADRIGVARAANTVEIEMLEACLREDLNDRAPRALAVLRPVKVVITNYPEGQEEIFECPNHPEKPELGTRRIPFSRELYIEQDDFREVPPKGYHRLSPGKEVRLRHAYYITCTDVVKDPATGEVTEIRCTYDPATKGGWSQDGRKIKGTIHWVSAMHAAWAEVRLYDRLFTKPDPMDVEDGKDFKDYVNPHSLEVIRNCPVEPSLTAAKPEQFIQFERLGYFVADRRDHGPDRLVFNRSVGLRDSWAKQEKKA, via the coding sequence ATGAGTGATACCGGCAAGGAACACCTGGACTTCATACGCAGCATCGTGGCCGAGGACATCCAAAGCGGGAAACACGCTGTTCCGCACACCCGCTTCCCCCCCGAGCCAAATGGCTATCTCCATGTGGGCCATGCCAAGTCCATTTGTCTTAATTTCGGCATCGCGGGGGAATTCGGCGGTTCCTGCAACCTCCGTTTCGACGACACGAACCCCACCAGAGAGGAACAGGAGTACGTGGACTCCATCCAGGCCGACGTCACTTGGCTTGGATTCTCGTGGGGCGACGGCATGTACTTCGCTTCGGACTATTTCGGGAAACTTTATGAATTCGCCGAGGTGCTGATCCAGAAGGGTCTGGCCTACGTGGACGACCAGACCGCCGAGCAGATCCGCGAGACCCGTGGCACCCTTACCGAACCGGGCAGCAACAGCCCTTACCGCGACCGCACGGTTGATGAGAATCTGCACCTCTTCCGGCGCATGAAAGCTGGTGAATTTCCCGACGGCTCGCGCGTTCTGAGAGCCAAGATCGACATGGCCTCGCCCAACATGGTCATGCGCGACCCGACCCTTTACCGCATCCGCCACGCCCACCACCACCGCACCGGTGACGAGTGGTGCATCTACCCCATGTACGACTTCACCCACTGCATTTCGGACTCCCTGGAGCACATCACGCACTCCATCTGCACCCTGGAGTTCGAGAACAATCGGGAACTCTACGACTGGGTGCTGGACAACCTCCCCGTACCCAGCCGCCCGCGCCAGTACGAGTTCGCCCGCTTGAACCTGACCTACGTGGTAGTCAGCAAACGCCGCTTGATTCAACTGGTGAGCGAAGGCCACGTGACTGGCTGGGACGACCCGCGCATGCCCACCATCCAGGGATTGCGCCGAAGGGGGTTCACTCCGGAATCCATCCGCATGTTTGCCGATCGCATTGGCGTTGCCCGCGCGGCCAACACCGTGGAAATCGAAATGCTGGAGGCCTGCCTGCGCGAGGATTTGAACGATCGCGCCCCGAGAGCACTGGCTGTTCTGCGCCCGGTTAAGGTGGTCATAACCAACTATCCCGAGGGCCAGGAGGAAATCTTCGAGTGCCCCAACCATCCCGAAAAGCCTGAATTGGGCACACGCCGCATCCCCTTCAGCCGCGAACTCTACATAGAGCAGGACGACTTCCGCGAAGTGCCCCCCAAGGGCTACCACAGGCTTTCGCCCGGCAAAGAGGTTCGGCTGCGCCACGCCTATTACATCACCTGCACGGACGTGGTGAAGGACCCGGCCACGGGTGAGGTGACGGAGATCCGCTGCACCTACGACCCGGCCACTAAGGGAGGCTGGTCCCAGGACGGGCGCAAGATCAAGGGAACCATCCACTGGGTGAGCGCTATGCACGCGGCCTGGGCCGAGGTGCGCCTCTACGACCGGCTCTTCACCAAGCCCGACCCCATGGACGTGGAAGACGGCAAGGATTTCAAGGACTACGTCAATCCCCACTCTCTGGAGGTGATCCGTAATTGCCCGGTGGAACCGAGCCTAACGGCCGCCAAGCCCGAGCAGTTCATCCAGTTTGAACGGCTGGGATACTTCGTGGCTGACCGGCGCGACCACGGGCCGGATCGGCTGGTGTTCAATAGAAGCGTTGGTCTGCGGGATTCCTGGGCCAAGCAGGAGAAGAAGGCCTAG